From the genome of Gracilimonas sp., one region includes:
- a CDS encoding nucleoside transporter C-terminal domain-containing protein — protein sequence MDIIRGIIGIVSLLGLAFIFSNSKKNINWRLVGIGIGIQFILAIFILKADVLAGFWGPLGWPMILFQKIASFFVVVLNYTTEGASFIFGRLGHGPEYEDSLGVFFAFQVLPTIVFFASLTAILYHYGILQFIVKMVSKGMQKLLGTSGAETLSVVSNIFVGQTEAPLVVEPFIKKMTKSELFVVMTGGMATIAGGVMAAYVAMLGAPFAEANGLEIQVAQQLFAERLLGASLMAAPAALVIAKILFPEDGEPVTKGDVSMNVEKTDANGIDAAASGAGTGLHLALNVGAMLLAFIALLAMFNGILGWGSDITGITGLLGESLTIEMMLGWIFAPIAWLIGVPWADAVNMGSLLGTKIVLNEFVAYLKLAEGVSAATLSPKTIAMATFALCGFANLSSIAIQIGGIGGLAPSRKSDLAKFGIKAVFAGTLANLMTATFAGMLF from the coding sequence ATGGATATCATACGCGGAATCATTGGAATTGTAAGTCTTCTTGGACTTGCGTTCATATTTAGCAATAGCAAAAAAAATATAAACTGGAGATTGGTTGGTATTGGGATTGGAATCCAATTCATTCTTGCCATTTTTATTCTGAAAGCAGATGTACTGGCAGGTTTTTGGGGGCCGCTTGGCTGGCCCATGATTCTTTTTCAGAAGATTGCCAGCTTTTTTGTGGTGGTGCTTAATTATACAACAGAAGGAGCTTCTTTTATTTTTGGAAGATTAGGGCATGGCCCAGAGTATGAAGATAGTTTAGGCGTGTTTTTTGCTTTCCAGGTTCTCCCTACTATTGTTTTCTTCGCTTCGCTGACAGCAATTCTCTACCACTATGGTATTTTGCAATTCATAGTTAAGATGGTTTCAAAAGGAATGCAAAAGCTTTTGGGAACTTCTGGTGCGGAAACTTTATCGGTGGTTTCCAATATTTTTGTTGGACAAACAGAAGCTCCATTGGTAGTTGAGCCATTCATTAAAAAAATGACAAAGTCTGAGTTGTTTGTAGTAATGACCGGTGGAATGGCTACCATAGCTGGTGGTGTGATGGCTGCTTATGTAGCCATGCTCGGAGCCCCATTCGCTGAGGCTAATGGATTGGAAATACAGGTAGCTCAACAACTTTTTGCAGAGCGACTATTGGGTGCTAGTTTAATGGCCGCCCCTGCTGCTCTTGTAATCGCTAAGATTTTATTTCCAGAGGATGGTGAACCAGTCACAAAAGGTGACGTCTCTATGAATGTTGAGAAAACGGATGCCAATGGTATTGATGCTGCTGCATCAGGAGCCGGAACGGGTTTGCACCTTGCTTTAAATGTAGGTGCAATGTTGTTAGCATTTATTGCATTATTGGCTATGTTTAATGGCATTTTGGGCTGGGGAAGTGATATCACTGGTATCACCGGGTTATTAGGTGAAAGCCTGACTATTGAGATGATGCTGGGTTGGATCTTTGCCCCCATCGCCTGGTTAATTGGCGTTCCCTGGGCAGATGCAGTTAATATGGGCTCGTTGTTAGGTACCAAAATTGTATTAAATGAGTTCGTAGCTTACTTAAAACTCGCAGAAGGTGTAAGTGCAGCAACTTTATCTCCTAAAACAATAGCAATGGCTACATTTGCGTTGTGCGGGTTCGCTAATCTCTCCTCTATAGCCATTCAAATTGGTGGAATTGGAGGATTGGCACCAAGCAGAAAATCAGATTTGGCAAAATTTGGAATTAAAGCCGTTTTTGCCGGAACTTTAGCTAACTTAATGACGGCTACATTTGCTGGCATGCTTTTTTAA
- a CDS encoding thymidine kinase produces MINEPSLAPREFGWIEVVCGGMFSGKTEELIRRAKRAHIAGQKVVVVKPALDKRYSDTEVVSHNETALPSILVDTADQIVLLTGDARVVCIDEAQFFDDRVVEVANSLANDGKRVIVAGLDMDFKGQPFGPMPYLLAIAEYVTKLHAVCAESGTMAHYSQRVVEKEGQVLVGEYDAYEPRARHCFRPPVDRRRGRPIKPFINPAVKESEEDSADKTEEINSEHT; encoded by the coding sequence ATGATTAACGAACCTTCGTTAGCACCGCGGGAATTTGGATGGATAGAAGTCGTTTGTGGCGGCATGTTTAGCGGAAAAACCGAGGAATTGATTCGTCGTGCAAAACGAGCTCACATCGCTGGACAAAAAGTTGTAGTTGTAAAGCCCGCTCTCGATAAAAGATATAGCGACACCGAAGTAGTTTCTCATAATGAAACAGCACTTCCCAGTATTTTGGTAGATACCGCCGACCAAATTGTTCTGCTCACCGGAGACGCGCGTGTAGTTTGTATCGATGAAGCTCAGTTTTTTGATGATCGTGTGGTTGAAGTAGCCAACTCTTTAGCCAACGATGGGAAAAGAGTAATTGTAGCTGGGCTTGACATGGATTTTAAAGGCCAGCCTTTCGGCCCTATGCCCTACCTCCTTGCCATAGCCGAATATGTAACTAAACTACATGCTGTTTGTGCGGAAAGCGGAACTATGGCTCATTACTCCCAACGTGTTGTTGAAAAAGAAGGTCAGGTTTTAGTTGGAGAGTACGATGCATATGAACCTCGCGCCCGGCACTGTTTTCGTCCTCCGGTGGATCGCCGCCGGGGGCGCCCTATCAAACCTTTTATAAACCCGGCTGTAAAAGAATCTGAAGAAGATTCTGCAGACAAAACCGAAGAAATAAACTCAGAGCACACCTAA
- a CDS encoding 2'-5' RNA ligase family protein yields MAKPIQLPLFKDEVKVNECLILIEPPRNVVDYVSILKRELQDEYGDFLSRGSKAHITLSNFLVAENRIDKVISTIGRRLSLFPKFELQLKGFSTFDAGRTFFIGVEESKSFKYLAKEFETIKKEVVKTTRFYNSNTPHVTIARKLPTKAFKKIKKKYISKPFYYTFDVERLIVLKRNNSKDKYDFHSYINLKN; encoded by the coding sequence ATGGCCAAACCAATTCAACTCCCTTTATTTAAAGATGAGGTTAAGGTAAATGAGTGTTTGATATTAATTGAACCGCCACGAAATGTGGTTGACTACGTTTCCATCCTAAAAAGAGAGCTACAAGATGAATATGGTGATTTTCTTTCACGTGGTTCTAAAGCTCATATTACTCTCAGTAATTTCCTGGTTGCAGAAAACAGAATTGATAAGGTAATATCAACCATTGGCCGAAGATTATCCTTGTTTCCTAAGTTTGAGTTACAGCTTAAGGGCTTCTCAACTTTCGATGCTGGCAGAACTTTTTTTATTGGAGTAGAAGAATCAAAATCTTTTAAGTACCTGGCCAAAGAATTTGAAACCATCAAAAAAGAGGTAGTTAAGACAACCAGGTTTTACAACAGTAATACTCCTCATGTAACTATTGCCAGAAAACTACCGACTAAAGCTTTTAAAAAGATCAAGAAGAAATATATTTCAAAGCCTTTTTACTATACTTTTGATGTAGAAAGACTAATCGTTTTGAAGCGTAATAATTCAAAAGATAAATACGACTTCCATTCTTATATAAATCTTAAGAATTAG